A part of Aegilops tauschii subsp. strangulata cultivar AL8/78 chromosome 2, Aet v6.0, whole genome shotgun sequence genomic DNA contains:
- the LOC109777215 gene encoding DEAD-box ATP-dependent RNA helicase 32: MRRPQRRALAKQSRAKDGDEIRLLEAWIDAGKPLPGTKPPPPSEESSAANARARARDVVAKAAAGDYSDYGASTRFDELPLSKKTKDALRKAGYKEMSEIQRAALPHALCGHDVLGAAKTGSGKTLAFVIPVIEKLYREKWSQEDGVGCIILSPTNDLAGQIWEVVRKVGKHHNFSGGAIVKRTGIEQEKERINSLNILVCTPGRLVQHFDETPNFDCSNLQILVLDEADQILDKNFKSQVDIILSQIPKARQTLLFSATQTKSVKDLARVSLKNPEYISVHEQASTATPDNLEQCAMIVPLEQKLNMLWSFIKRHLKSKILVFLSSVKQVKFVYEIFKKLRPGIPLKCMHGRMKYEVQQAIVAEFSESTSVLFSTDIFSRGLDIGNVDWVVQVDCPESVALYIHRVGRTARYNKKGKSLIFLCPEEERMLEKLKATESKIPINVRKPKVEQLEQISQNVAAVLVKFPNLQQLGKRAFVTYLKSVYLQGDKEVFDLSRFSAESFAAYASSLGLPVTPKIRFVSHKKNVSKKDMKDIDVKQMKHKAEVIEINPQVNRYMLADDGPDDDILYPKKPNTDANIYDGLDDILSPKVPGTDTHMEPEKIDELAARPLKKKKLKINMHRPVGTRVKYDDEGNAIDPLASLAEEVGPEDVIHKDKILQRYAEMLREMQEDDKEDKAQHKKSLHEKKFEKKMKLKRRRQEETDAVSDDSGSEPDRNQNMSSKGKKKYFNNSDDDEGGDAAKGRDLLAQQEALALKLLGKMHD; the protein is encoded by the exons ATGCGCCGGCCGCAGCGCCGCGCTCTAGCTAAGCAAAGCCGTGCCAAGGATGGCGACGAGATCCGCCTCCTTGAGGCCTGGATCGACGCCGGCAAGCCCCTCCCGGGAACCAAGCCGCCTCCCCCCTCCGAGGAGTCCTCCGCCGCCAACGCACGGGCAAGGGCACGAGATGTAGTGGCTAAGGCGGCGGCTGGGGACTACTCGGATTATGGCGCGTCCACGCGGTTCGACGAGCTGCCGCTGTCGAAGAAGACCAAGGACGCCCTGCGGAAGGCGGGGTACAAGGAGATGAGCGAGATCCAGCGGGCCGCCCTGCCCCACGCGCTCTGCGGGCACGACGTCCTCGGCGCGGCCAAGACCGGGTCCGGCAAAACCCTCGCCTTCGTCATCCCA GTCATTGAGAAGCTGTATCGGGAGAAATGGAGTCAAGAGGATGGTGTGGGTTGCATTATTCTCTCTCCCACTAATGATTTAGCTGGTCAAATTTGGGAAGTGGTCAGGAAGGTCGGGAAGCACCATAACTTTAGTGGTGGTGCTATCGTTAAGCGCACGGGTATTGAGCAAGAAAAAGAACGCATAAACAGTTTGAATATCTTAGTGTGCACTCCTGGACGGTTAGTCCAGCACTTTGATGAGACTCCAAACTTCGATTGCTCAAATCTCCAG ATATTGGTGCTTGATGAGGCGGATCAAATACTTGATAAAAATTTCAAATCCCAAGTTGACATTATCCTTTCTCAAATTCCCAAAGCTAGACAAACCTTACTGTTTTCTGCCACACAGACGAAGTCAGTTAAGGACCTCGCAAGGGTTAGCCTAAAGAATCCTGAATATATTAGTGTGCATGAGCAGGCTAGCACGGCTACCCCAGATAACCTTGAGCAGTGTGCCATGATTGTGCCTCTTGAACAGAAACTGAACATGCTTTGGAGTTTCATCAAAAGGCATCTAAAGTCAAAAATACTAGTCTTCTTATCAAGTGTTAAGCAG GTCAAATTTGTGTATGAAATTTTCAAGAAACTACGTCCTGGTATTCCTCTAAAATGTATGCATGGGCGGATGAAATACGAAGTACAGCAGGCTATAGTAGCAGAGTTCAGCGAAAGTACTTCGGTTCTGTTCTCAACTGATATATTTTCTAGAGGACTGGATATAGGGAATGTGGATTGGGTGGTACAG GTTGATTGTCCAGAAAGCGTCGCACTGTACATCCACAGAGTTGGTCGCACAGCTCGTTACAACAAGAAAGGGAAATCTCTTATATTCTTGTgtccagaggaagaaagaatgctgGAAAAATTGAAGGCAACCGAGAGTAAAATACCTATTAATGTTCGAAAG CCAAAAGTGGAACAACTGGAGCAGATATCTCAGAATGTAGCAGCAGTGCTTGTTAAATTTCCCAATCTGCAGCAACTAGGTAAAAGGGCTTTTGTGACCTATCTCAAGTCAGTGTACCTCCAGGGAGACAAAGAGGTGTTCGATCTGAGCAGGTTCTCTGCGGAGAGTTTTGCTGCATACGCCTCTTCACTTGGTCTTCCTGTTACCCCTAAAATCCGCTTCGTAAGCCACAAGAAGAATGTGTCGAAGAAAGATATGAAGGACATTGATGTGAAACAGATGAAACACAAAGCTGAAGTCATTGAAATAAATCCACAGGTCAATCGTTATATGCTTGCAGATGATGGACCTGACGATGATATCCTTTATCCGAAGAAGCCCAACACAGATGCAAATATTTATGATGGACTAGATGATATCCTTTCTCCCAAAGTGCCTGGCACTGATACACATATGGAACCAGAAAAAATCGACGA GCTGGCAGCGAGGCCCTTGAAAAAGAAGAAGCTGAAGATAAACATGCACAGGCCTGTGGGAACAAGGGTCAAGTACGACGATGAGGGCAATGCGATTGATCCTCTTGCGTCTTTAGCCGAAGAAGTGGGCCCAGAAGACGTGATTCACAAGGATAAAA TTCTGCAGAGGTATGCAGAGATGCTGAGAGAAATGCAGGAGGATGACAAGGAGGACAAGGCCCAGCACAAGAAGAGTTTGCACGAGAAGAAGTTTGAGAAGAAGATGAAACTGAAGCGCAGGCGACAGGAGGAAACAGATGCGGTGTCTGACGACAGTGGCTCAGAGCCCGACAGAAACCAGAACATGTCCTCCAAGGGTAAAAAGAAGTACTTCAACAACAGCGACGATGATGAAGGTGGCGATGCAGCTAAGGGCAGGGACCTTCTCGCGCAGCAGGAGGCACTGGCACTGAAGCTTCTGGGTAAAATGCACGACTAA